The genomic segment TTCCGATGCCCGCCCCCTAATCGCGCTCAGGGCTAAGGTCTGATTAGGCATTCACAGAGCCGGCACAAGCTGTGGTTCGACTGCTTCGGATTCCTGGCCGGCCCTTTTGATACTGAGTCGCGAACCGAATAACTGCAGCCGACGACAATTGCATGCAGTCGTACCGGACAAGCCGAGTCCTCACTCGCCACGAGCTCCGCAACAATCTATGCCTTTTCCTCGTCGCTGCACTTCTCGTAACGTCGGCTGTCGGTGAAGGCCTCATCCACGATCTAGCTCAGTGGCAACACTATGCACTGTGTCGTCCCAAGTCTCACGGTCGAAGTTTGCCGCCGAGCTGGACTACAAAGCCGTTTGAGAAGTGACTTGCCGAATAATGCGAGGTGACATTGTTCGTTCTCGACGGAGCGAGCGCATGCGGGCATTGAGCTCGATCTGGAAGACGGCCACCCGGTAGTGCGGATCTGATCCCAGTCTCACGCCCGGAAGCAACCCGCGCGCGACACGACCTTGGTCGGACTGGATGTATGAGATGTTCTCTCTGCGACGCTCGCACTACTGGTTGAAGTTAGCAGAAACGTGACTCGGCGCCAAAATCCCCACGCATACTCGGGGCAAGCGCTGTCCCTACCACGTGCTGCTAACTTCAACATCAATGTAGACGGGGGAGCTTTCCGAAAGCTGACGAAACCGGCGCGATGCGTCAGGCGAAAACGGACCGTGCGGGGGAGGCCCTCCTGGTGAACCCCGCCACCCGCCTAACGGAAGAGCCGCTTAAAAGTATCGTTGAGTACAGACACAAGCTCTTCCTTAAAGAGGTCGTGAAAATTCGCATATACCATGTGCCAGCGAGAAGGCGGCAGCAGGACGCTTAAAGCACACCGTGCCTACGGGGTTGCTTCCATGCAGGGTAAGGCTAGGAAGTTACGGATAATGAGATCGATGCAGCCAACGATGCCGTGGCGGAGATGAGGTCGATAGCCTCTTGCAAAGAGAGAGCTAATCCGCCGTGCTCTCCTGGTGCGGTGAGCCGGAACAGTCCCTGCCTTGCCAAAACCCTGTGTACGGTCGGAGGGAAGGCTCGGCGGTCATCCGCGTCTGCGAAAGTCAGCTGACTGAGCCCAGGGATGAAACTGGAGTATCGTGCAATTGCGTGCCCTTCAGCTAAGCGTTCCTGTGTCTCCCGGTGAGCGTAAACTTGGGTGTACATGACCATAAGATCACAATGATCCTGAACGCGTTTCGTGCCAATTCATCCAAGAGGCTACGTTGGCCAGATATTGGTATAGTGTGGATGCAGGCGCAATGTGGGGCCGTGCCGGGGCCGGACTGTCGTGCAGCCGCCCCCCCGGCGAGCTCTTTTGCAAAGCACCGCCGTTGCTATCGGATACCGTATATATTGGACGCAAAGCAAGCCTTGCGATTGTAGTGTGTGATCACTCTTAAGCATGTCCTGCCCCGACGTCCGCAGCAGGGGAGTTGAGGGGAGCCCCGTCCGCGAGGACCAAACGAGGCGCAGAATAATCATCGCACTTTCCGCAAAGACTGTGGTTTTTGAGAATGTACTCCGGGTTCAAACAAGCCCTTAGGTCACAAGCCTCCAGCTACGCTACAGCAAAAGCAAGGAGGTGGAAAGCGGACAGGCGGCGCCGAGTCTACCGCACCCCAAGGGGTCGAACATTTGGATGAGAAGAGGCAGCTTCGTGAGTCATTTCGCCATAGACCGACTCATCGTCCTACCGGACGCGGTCCTGTCGTCGCGGAAGGAACGGTCAAGAAAATTGAGTTGGGGTGCTGCCGCCGCGGATAGACCGATGGGCCGGACCTTCGGCGGGCTGGCAACGGGCTACCGGCCGCTCGATGCAAAAACCCTGACATTATTGCCAGGGTTTCGCATGTCATCGAGAATTTAAGAAGTGGATCAGAAGTCCATACCGCCCATGCCGGAGCCGCCAGGCATTGCTGGACCAGCCGTAGCCTTCTTCGGCAGCTCGGCAACCATCGCTTCCGTCGTGATCAGCAGCCCGGCCACCGAGGAGGCGTTCTGGACCGCGATGCGCACGACCTTGGCCGGATCAATGATGCCCTTGGAGAGGAGGTTGCTGTACTCGCCTGTCTGCGCATCGAAGCCAAAAGAGTACTGCTCGTTATCGAGCACCTTGCCGACCACGATCGAACCGTCTTCGCCGGCATTGATCGCGATCTGGCGGGCCGGCCAAGACAGTGCTCTGCGCACGATCTCGACGCCGGTCTTCTGGTCGTCATTCTTGGTGCGCAGGCCCTTGAGCTGCTCGGAAGCACGGAGCAGGGCGACGCCGCCGCCCGGAACGATGCCTTCTTCCACGGCCGCGCGGGTCGCATGCATCGCGTCATCAACGCGATCCTTGCGCTCCTTCACCTCGACCTCGGTCGCGCCGCCGACGCGGATCACCGCGACGCCGCCTGCGAGCTTGGCGAGACGCTCCTGGAGCTTCTCACGGTCGTAGTCCGAGGTGGTCTCCTCGATCTGCGCCTTGATCTGGGCCACGCGCGCCTCGATGTCGGCCTTCTTGCCGGCGCCGTTGACGATCGTGGTGTTCTCCTTGTCGATCATCACCTTCTTAGCGCGACCGAGCATGTTGAGCGTGACGTTATCGAGCTTGATGCCGAGATCTTCCGAGATCGCCTGGCCGCCGGTCAGGATCGCGATGTCCTGCAGCATGGCCTTGCGGCGATCGCCGAAGCCCGGAGCCTTGACGGCCGCGACCTTGAGGCCGCCGCGCAGGCGGTTCACGACCAGGGTCGCAAGCGCCTCGCCTTCGACGTCCTCGGCGACGATGACCAGCGGCTTGCCGGTCTGCACCACGGCCTCGAGCAGCGGCAGCAGCTCGTTCAGCGAGGAGAGCTTCTTCTCGTTGATGAGGATGTAGGCGTCGTCCATTTCGACGCGCATCTTGTCGGCGTTGGTGACGAAGTAGGGCGAGATGTAGCCACGGTCGAACTGCATGCCCTCGACCACGTCGAGCTCGGTCTGGAGCGACTTGGCTTCCTCGACGGTGATGACACCCTCGTTGCCGACCTTCTTCATGGCGTCGGCGAGGAACTTGCCGATCTCGGCATCGCCGTTGGCCGAGATGGTGCCGACCTGGGCGATCTCGTCGTTCGAGGTGACCTTCTTCGAGTTCTTCTCGAGGTCGGCCACGACGGCTTCGACCGCGAGGTCAATACCTCGCTTGAGGTCCATCGGGTTCATGCCAGCGGCAACCGACTTGGCGCCTTCACGCACGATTGCGGCGGCCAAGATGGTCGCGGTGGTGGTGCCGTCGCCGGCAGCATCCGCAGCTTTCGAAGCCACTTCGCGCACCATTTGAGCACCCATGTTCTCGAACTTGTCGTCGAGTTCGATGTCCTTGGCAACGGCAACGCCGTCCTTGGTAATACGTGGCGCGCCGAACGACTTGTCGAGCACGACGTTGCGGCCCTTCGGACCAAGAGTGACCTGCACGGCATTGGCGAGAATGTCGACGCCGCGCAGCATACGATCCCTCGCATCTACTCCGAACTTGACTTCTTTAGCTGACATAGAGAATTCCCTCAGTTCCAATTAAATGATCCTTCAGCGCGCCCGGTAGGCTCTCCTCAGGAAGGTGAGCTGTGCGAGCCGAGGATTAGGCGACCTTCTTCTTTGAGAACACATCGGTGAGAACGCCCATCACGTCGCTCTCCTTCATGATCAACAGGTCTTGCCCATCGATCTTGACCTCGGTGCCGGACCATTTGCCAAAAAGCACCCGCTCACCGACTTCGATGTCGATCGGAATTAGCTTGCCGCTCTCATCGCGGCCGCCCGGCCCAACTGCAATGACTTCGCCCTGCGATGGTTTTTCCTTCGCTGTGTCCGGAATGATGATGCCACCAGCGGTCTTCTCTTCTGCGTCGATGCGCTTGACCACGACGCGGTCGTGAAGCGGTCGGAAATTCATAGAGGTCTCCTGAGCGTTTGAACAAGTTGGGATTAGGCACAGTGTGGCCAGTAAACTATAGCAAGAGTCAGGCCACAAATGCGCTGAGCGATCTATCCGTACAGTTTTGCAAAAGCATTGCCTGGCAGCGTGTGCGCTTGTCCGGAAGCATACGCGCTGAGGTGCACAGCCCCCCGGCTGTTGTGAAAATGACATTGCGCTTCTTCGAAGCACGGCATTGAGCCCCAGGACACTTCAACCTTGCTCGGACGGCGGTTGCACTGATCGGAGAGTGTTTCGACGACGTGGGGATTGCGCATGATTACCTGGCGGTACAATCTAGCAGTCGTGGCCGGCGAAGCGTGCGGGCCACGAGCGTTATCGAAGAGCGGATCGTCAAATCTGCCGGAGTCGTGCATGCGAACAGTATGCGACGATATCGAAAAAGCAGGTTCTGCTTGTAAGAGGCGGCCTGCTAGCAGGTCACCACCGAATTGTAACCGATTGCCGGTGTCCAGCCGTGGCACGGCACTTATGGCCTACCGAATTGACTCTGGTCATTCGTAAGCCGGCAGCATTTGAAGAAAGTTGCGAGCCCGCGAAAGCTTGATTGCGCCGAGCAACGCGTGCATCGGGGCTTTCGCCGACCTCGTTCCTCGCGCCCGCTGCCGAGGGAAAGACCGTCGCGAGCTACTGGCAGCGAATCTGAGATGGCGGCCATCACTCGGCAGAGCACATTCGGCGCAATTGTCTTCCATATCCGACAGGTGACGCTCAAACGAAGGCGATCTTTCGGCAACTCGAAAGAGCCAATAAGACCATCTGGCGCACTGAGGCCGCGCTTTCCGACGATAGGTTCGAGACTTGCATCGCCAGGGATAGCCTCTCCATTTCATGTCGATGGCATCCAAACAGCTGTCGTGGATCAAGAGGACTGACTGACAAATGAATCTTATACCTTGATATACGTTGTGCAGCGGCTTCTGGCGTGTGATGTGGAAATTCACCAGATCTCCGCGCACCATGGAAAAGCAGCTGTGTCGTCCGTAGAAGTACATCAGCACATCATCTCACTTCTTCAGAAGCCGAATCCAGTCATCCTGGATATCGGCTGCAATGACGGGACTGATACGCAAAAGTTCCTCGAACTGTGCCCGCAGCCCCAGCTCTACTGCTTTGAGCCGGACCCCCGAGCGATCGCGCGCTTCAAGAAGAAGCTCGGCTCATCCCTCAATAGGGTGAAGCTGTTTGAAATAGCCATCAGTGATCGAAACGGAAGGATCGACTTCCACCCCAGCAATGCAGATGGCGATGCGAAGGATTGGGACCTATCCGGTTCAATACGCCGTCCAAAGAACCATCTTACCGAGTACGATTGGGTTCGGTTTGATCATCCTGTCTCGGTTGAAACACGGCGGCTGGACGACTGGTGCAGCGAGGCCAAGCTGGACGGAGTCGATTTTATTTGGATGGACGTTCAGGGAGCCGAAGCCGACGTTATCGCCGGCGGTATGCGGACCTTGAGCAACACACGTTTCATCTACACCGAGTATAGTGACCGCGAGCTCTACGAAGGGCAGTTGTCCTTGCAAGCCATTCTTGACTTATTGCCATCCTTTGAAGTGGCGGCTCACTATCCGCGCGCAGTGGAAGGTGATGTATTGCTCAAAAATTCGCGCGCCTAGCGGATCCCCGGGCTAGCGTGCATGTCGGCCGGTCCATTGGGAGCGGCCAGCGCCACGGCGGTCGTGGGCTCCACGCGGCCCTGAGGAAGGCGGGGGCGTGGGGCTACCGTTACGATCGAACCGTAGCAGCGCTGCGCTCGCGCGCTCTTGGCGCCGCAACGTCGGATCCGCTCCACCGACACTCGCCAGGATCTAATGCCGATCACGCCCAATCTGATCACGCGGCTTCACCGACGCAGCCAGAACCACGTCCGGCTTGCCGATATCACTCCATCCTGACCGCATAGGGCTGGCTGTATTGCTGCCGCCATGGATCCGCAAGATAGCCGGCCGGGCAAAGCGCGTAGGCAACCGGTGCGAGAGTCCCGCTCGCGCGTGATTTGGAGAGTTCGTGAGTTGAACGAGCCGTTTCGCAGAAGTTCAGGTGTATCCTGCTCGGCAACGTCAATGATGGGCGCAGGGGCTAAGAGGCTTACGAGGGCTCGTATATTCGGACAACGATGGTAGCCCAGGATATGTAGCGGGACCCTTTGCACAGCGGTGTCTTTGTTCACATCGAAACAAGGGCCACGTCCTCATCGGCGGACCCACTCACCACGCAACTGCGGTAATCCGTTGGCGTGGCGTGTGGCCTGCCGTGCGTGCCCCACTTTATGGAAAGCCCGGCTGTATTACACTTCCCAGAAGGGCGCGGCCAGCGCTCTGGAGCGTTCCCTCGTTTAAAGCTGCGTGCTGGGCAACCACGAAGCTATCGCACATGGCCCGCGCCAGATTGCTGGTGCTATAGAGCGCCTCCGTTCCAGCCAGACCGCTGGCAACCCTGCAGACCTCAGCGCCCTGCCGCGCGGCGTTCGTTGCCGCGAGCCGCATTAGCATCGTGGTGCCAAGAGTTACCTCACCCTTGAGCGCTTCCTTCCACAGCTCCTCGGTGGCGTCGTAAAAGAAAGAACGAGCGGAACGTAGCAACGCTTCGGCTTTGGCGATTTCAAGCTGGACATAGCCGCGCTCAGCCAACACGGGCGCTCCAGTGATCGAGGCACGAGTTTGGGCCATGGCGATCACCTCTTCTATTGCGGAACGCGCAATCCCGATGCCAACAATAGCATGCGCCTGCGCAGCGAAGGCGACGGCTGGGTAACGATAGATCGGCCCGTCAAGTGTCGGCGGACCGCCGCGGATCAAGGTCCATTCCTCTGGCACAATGACGTCGTTGACGACGACATCGTGGCTTCCGGTGCCTTGCAGTCCGATGACGTCCCAATTCGGCCGAATTGTCACCTTCTCGGCTGGCATCACCGCTACACGCGGAAGGTCACCGCTCGGATCGTCTTCCAACGTGATACCAACTCCTATCAAATCCGCCTCTGGTGAGCCGCTAGCGAATGGCCACACGCCGTTCACGATAAGTCCCTCGGCGCATCGCTTAGCGGGTTGGAGTGGGAAAAGCGCACCCGCCAACACCACGTCAGGTCCATTGGCGTACACTTTGCGAAGCGTGCCGTCCGGAAGAGCAGCGAGGTAGCGAGCTCCATCCCCGAAGCTGGCGACCCAACCGGCGGAGCCGTCGGCCTCGGAAATGCGCTCCACCAGCCGACAAAAATCGGCTGGCGTTCGCTCCTCACCGCCGAATCGCTTGGCAGTCATAGCCCGATAGACGCCGACGCGTCTGAAGCCGTCGATGATTTCCTTTGGAATCTTCTGCGTGCGGCTAAACTCGTTGCGACGCGCACGGATCTCGACGAGTAGCGGCGACAGATTAGCCCAGGTCGCAGGCGCGGCGTGGGTTCTGGAAGTCCCCTTTTCTGGTGGAGCGTTCATAGATCATCCTCCGTGTCTTGAGCCGGTCATCGCCGCGTGTCATTCATTTGGAGCCCGCATGGCGAGGCCAGGTGATTTGGCCCCCGCTGGACGGCGTTCTCAAAGCTGTCTCAGTTGATATCAGTCCATGAGAGTGGACACGGTAGCTTCCCAAACTTGAGTGGCCGGCAAAGCAGCCGATAGGCTGCGGCGGCATCGATCCGCGTTTGCCGCACTGAATCTCCGGCGGTCGATCGGGGCATGCGGTGCATGTCTTTCAACATGAACGTGTGGTCACACTTGGGAACCACGTTTGGAATTCCTGAGTTGTGCTTGGGAGAGCGCCCAAGCTTGCGGCCTCTTGCCCGTCTTCCCAGCAATTGACGTGCCATCAAGCATGGCTGCGGGCTTTGTCTGAATCGCGCGAGATCACTCCGCCGTGCCGTGCCAGCGCAATGCTCGTGTCTCCGTGTTTGCTTTCAGGCACAAGATGTCCTTAACTCAACAAGCGGAGAAGAAAACCCCAGGGGCGGACCGCGACCGCCACCAACCGGGTTCAACCTTCCTGCTTAAGCCTAAGTCCGGCTTCGGTCTCCTGACGCTACCAACAGCCCAAATGTGCTGATCGTGCGACTGCTGGTAAGCGCTTGCTTAGAAGCGGCTCAAGTACGCAGGTGTTCATGAAACTCACGGCGGCTCCAGACGCTGTAGTTGCACGATCGAACTCCGGTTCGAGGTGACCGCAAGAGTGTCCCGCTCATCCAAGCGAAGACGAGGCATTTCGAACAGGTTTTGGGTTGCCAGCGACAGACGAGTCTGTCCACGTTCTGGCATACCGAACGCAAGTTCGTGCGCATTCTCGACTGACCGATTCTCTTGCGGCCGGTGGCGCCTCCTATCTATGCTTGCGGCCTTGGCCGAGCTTGCCAAATTCGTGCGACAACTATGCGTACACCACGAACGTTGCGAATTTTGTAAACTTCGAGGTTCTTCGATCTCCTCATGGAGGACGGCGAACGAGACGGTCTAACGAATGATTGATGCGCGGCTGGTTTTCCGATGGTCGCGGTCTCACAAACGGCCGATGCAGGAGGCTCTCCGGTACTGATGCGGGTAGCATGCTGCCTTAAAAGCCCCGGGCCGGGCAGTCATGCTGGTTGTTCTATGTGATCCTCAGCCCAGGCTGAGCTCGGTTATCAAGGTAGGACCCTGAATGCCTTGCTCCGGTCGAAGCTGAGAAGCTCCCGGGATCGTCGCGTGCTCCGGAGTTCAGACCCTGCAATGCTTCGCATGGCGATCTGCTGCCTGAACCACCTCCATTGGGTTGTCGGCTCAATCAGGAGCCATGAATGCTGTTGGACGCGCTATGTGCGTATCTTGTTGCTGGCCCCGCGTTGCCAACATGAGTGCGTAAAACACGAGAAGAATTATGAGGCCACGCATATCTAATGATTCCTGAAGCGATGACAATTGTGGAGCGGATAGTGTCCGGGCGTATTTGTGGTGGACGTTGGACCAATAATATCGCGCGGAACTGAACCGATGTATCAGGCGGCGTACGATTGCCGGGAGCGTGAAGGCGCTAGCATCAGCTCACAATATCGACCTTGCCGGTGTCGATCCGATACAGCCCCCCGATGACCTTCAGTCGGTTCTGCTCGACTGCAGCGTTCAGAATTGGCCCCGTAGATTTGATTTTGTTGACGTTATCGACCACATTTTGTCGGGTTGCTTGGGCGAACGCGTCGCCGGCTTGGTCGCAAGATGCTTTCACTGCAGGAGAAAGTGCAGTGACCAGGGACGAGATGTGCCCCGGCGGCCGCTTATCTTCATAGAGCGACTTGATCGTAGCCTTTATCGCACCGCAATGATCGTGGCCAAGGACGAGGATCAGCGGCGTGTTGAGTATGGCAACCGCGTATCCATACTGGCTAGCGTATCCTCGTTAGCGAAGTTGCCGGCGACGCGGCAGACAAACAGATCACCTAGTCCGCTGTCGAAGATAAGTTCGGGGACCACGCGGGAGTCGGCGCAGCTCAGAACCGCTGCATATGGATTTTGTCCCTCAACCAAGACTGGCCGCTCGCGCCTGAAATCGTCGATTCGCGATGCGCCTTGGAAATAGCGATCGTTCCCCTTCAGCAGCCGATCCAGGGCAGCATTTGGCGAGAGCAGGTTGTTTGGTTTGGGCAGGCCCTTTGCTTCCTTCGCCTCGGCAATCTTATCGCCGAACCGCAGGAAAACTGTCGAAGCTGCGAACAGCAACAGTGACCGGCGCGAGCGCGCGTGCTTGGTTAAATGGTACATGCGATGAGAATGGGCTGCTTGCATGTGTCGCCTCATGGCACGGCTTTACGCCACCCAGTCGCTTTGGCTTCCGCTTCGCTGCAGAGCCAGCGTTCGCCGCCCTTCTTCGTCATGTCGATTTGTTCGTAACCGCGCTGCCCTGGCACGCGATAAGTCCGCTCGCCGTTGCGCTCGAGAGTCCCTTTTATCAGGCACTCGGACGACGGTGGTTCCGCCAGCAGGAGCGATCCAAGCAGGACTTCCTGAGCGTCGATCGGGACCAAGGTCGCGCCAACGACAATCGTGCTCCTATTGCGGTGAGGCCAGTCCCAGGGGGCGATGAACGCCCCCGACCACAGCCCCGTGTTAGCTGTGCTCGCCACCAACTCATAGACAGCGTAGGTATGGTGAGATGCACCGGCGGAGAGTGCCCAGCCCGCACGTACCATCCAGACGTTCACATCCTCGCCTTCGATGAAGCAGCTACCGAGGGCTCGCCGATACTCATCGACTCTTTGGGTATGACAAACCCACGTGCGCCCATTCGAATGCTTGATAAGCTCGTCGCGAGCAGCTAGGCCGCAGGCCCATTTCCGGCCTTGTGCGTCGAGACAAATGTGATCCGTCTCAGGAGCTTCGATGCCTAGGAGCCGAACGTTCGTTCTTTCGATCTCGATCGTATTGGCGTCGAGGATGCGCGGAACACCGCTGAGTGTCGCGGCGTAGACCGGAGATGTGATGAGAACGAACAATGCGAACATGATTCCGCGGTGCGTCATCCCGACAATAACCTTTCGCTCCTGATCCATGTTCACGCACGATACGGTGCGATCCGACTGCTCGATGGCAGAGGTCCGTCCAGCCGGCGTATTTCGATGTGTGCTTTATGAGAGCTTGGCGTGAGTTCAAACCTACGACCTGACGCTGCGTAAGGATCAAGAGATTTCTTCTGGTGCGTGCGGCGGTATCACTCGAGCATCGGCGGTTCTTCTCACTGGGAGCGTACTGTGACCCTCTGAACCTGGGAGGAGAGTCTCGTCGGCTTTGCGCCGTACTCGCGGCGCTGGACAAACCCGGAGCCTCGAAACGCTGTGCGCACCCTTTGCAAAAAGTGAGCGACTAATGAAGCGTCGGCGCTCGCGGCGGCGTTGGGGGTGGACGAGCAACCTTGCTATTGTTACTTACGACTCCTATTGGCAAACTAGACCGTGCCGACGAGCACGACGAGTTCGCCCCAAAGTATTGTCACGACAAAGATCTGCAAAATGATCTGGTCTGGCTCGCTCTGTCCGTGTAGACAATTACGTGGCGGAGTTCAGCCTCGATGCTCGCTGCGTAAATCAAGCGTTCTTGTTCGAGCAAAGCGCGGAAATCCGACGCCTTCTTACACCGAGCCAGATGATCGTTGCTATCAATCGCATTGTGGCATTTGGTCCTCCGCGCTGCACCGTAGGTCGTTGCTGCTACCGCCCATACGCTTTTACAAGAACTGAATTGTTTATGACTCGTCGGCGCTACGGGCGGCCGCTCTTCGGTCGTGACGGTTCCCCACGATCTCGAGTGGCCTACCCAGGAAGGCCGGCATCAGCGCCCGTTTGCTCCAGGACTTGGAACGGTTGCGATATGGAGCCGCGCTTTGCCGTGTGCGCTCCGGACGTGCGCAAGCTGCCCACGTGTTCGGACAATCGCGAGCGCCATCCTGATGCA from the Bradyrhizobium sp. WBAH42 genome contains:
- a CDS encoding acyl-CoA dehydrogenase family protein, yielding MVMYTQVYAHRETQERLAEGHAIARYSSFIPGLSQLTFADADDRRAFPPTVHRVLARQGLFRLTAPGEHGGLALSLQEAIDLISATASLAASISLSVTS
- a CDS encoding co-chaperone GroES, with the protein product MNFRPLHDRVVVKRIDAEEKTAGGIIIPDTAKEKPSQGEVIAVGPGGRDESGKLIPIDIEVGERVLFGKWSGTEVKIDGQDLLIMKESDVMGVLTDVFSKKKVA
- a CDS encoding acyl-CoA dehydrogenase family protein, whose translation is MNAPPEKGTSRTHAAPATWANLSPLLVEIRARRNEFSRTQKIPKEIIDGFRRVGVYRAMTAKRFGGEERTPADFCRLVERISEADGSAGWVASFGDGARYLAALPDGTLRKVYANGPDVVLAGALFPLQPAKRCAEGLIVNGVWPFASGSPEADLIGVGITLEDDPSGDLPRVAVMPAEKVTIRPNWDVIGLQGTGSHDVVVNDVIVPEEWTLIRGGPPTLDGPIYRYPAVAFAAQAHAIVGIGIARSAIEEVIAMAQTRASITGAPVLAERGYVQLEIAKAEALLRSARSFFYDATEELWKEALKGEVTLGTTMLMRLAATNAARQGAEVCRVASGLAGTEALYSTSNLARAMCDSFVVAQHAALNEGTLQSAGRALLGSVIQPGFP
- a CDS encoding FkbM family methyltransferase, translating into MSSVEVHQHIISLLQKPNPVILDIGCNDGTDTQKFLELCPQPQLYCFEPDPRAIARFKKKLGSSLNRVKLFEIAISDRNGRIDFHPSNADGDAKDWDLSGSIRRPKNHLTEYDWVRFDHPVSVETRRLDDWCSEAKLDGVDFIWMDVQGAEADVIAGGMRTLSNTRFIYTEYSDRELYEGQLSLQAILDLLPSFEVAAHYPRAVEGDVLLKNSRA
- the groL gene encoding chaperonin GroEL (60 kDa chaperone family; promotes refolding of misfolded polypeptides especially under stressful conditions; forms two stacked rings of heptamers to form a barrel-shaped 14mer; ends can be capped by GroES; misfolded proteins enter the barrel where they are refolded when GroES binds), encoding MSAKEVKFGVDARDRMLRGVDILANAVQVTLGPKGRNVVLDKSFGAPRITKDGVAVAKDIELDDKFENMGAQMVREVASKAADAAGDGTTTATILAAAIVREGAKSVAAGMNPMDLKRGIDLAVEAVVADLEKNSKKVTSNDEIAQVGTISANGDAEIGKFLADAMKKVGNEGVITVEEAKSLQTELDVVEGMQFDRGYISPYFVTNADKMRVEMDDAYILINEKKLSSLNELLPLLEAVVQTGKPLVIVAEDVEGEALATLVVNRLRGGLKVAAVKAPGFGDRRKAMLQDIAILTGGQAISEDLGIKLDNVTLNMLGRAKKVMIDKENTTIVNGAGKKADIEARVAQIKAQIEETTSDYDREKLQERLAKLAGGVAVIRVGGATEVEVKERKDRVDDAMHATRAAVEEGIVPGGGVALLRASEQLKGLRTKNDDQKTGVEIVRRALSWPARQIAINAGEDGSIVVGKVLDNEQYSFGFDAQTGEYSNLLSKGIIDPAKVVRIAVQNASSVAGLLITTEAMVAELPKKATAGPAMPGGSGMGGMDF
- a CDS encoding thermonuclease family protein — encoded protein: MTSPVYAATLSGVPRILDANTIEIERTNVRLLGIEAPETDHICLDAQGRKWACGLAARDELIKHSNGRTWVCHTQRVDEYRRALGSCFIEGEDVNVWMVRAGWALSAGASHHTYAVYELVASTANTGLWSGAFIAPWDWPHRNRSTIVVGATLVPIDAQEVLLGSLLLAEPPSSECLIKGTLERNGERTYRVPGQRGYEQIDMTKKGGERWLCSEAEAKATGWRKAVP